The DNA segment CCACCACCGAGGCAAAGGCATACCTCACCGACGTGGTGGCGCTGAAGAAGGCCATCCCCTTCAAGCGGTTCAACCGGAATGTCGCGCACAAGCGGGGGCTCTCGAAGTGGCCCGCCGGCCGGTACCCGGTCAAGGCGGCAGAGGCCTACATCAGGCTGCTCGAATCCGTCGAGAAGAATGCCGAGTATATCGGCCTTGATGTCGAAAACCTCCGGATCGACCACGCCGCCGCCAACACCGGCCGTGGCCTCCGGGCATTCTTCCCGCGTGCGATGGGTCGCGCGACTCCGAAGCGCAGGGAGACCGTGAACATCGAGATCGTCGTGACTGAGGTGGCGTAATGGCAATCGAGAAGAAATTTATCACTGATGGCGTGCGCAACGTCCGCGTCGAGAAGTTCCTCACGAAGGAACTCAAGCGCGCAGGATACGGCGGCATGGATATCGCCAGGACGCCGCTCGGCACCCAGGTGACGATCTTTGCGGAGAAGCCGGGTATCGTGATCGGGAAAGGCGGCAAGCAGGTTCGCCAGCTTACTCAGGACCTTGCCACCGACTACGATATCGAGTCCCCGCAGGTGGAAGTCCAGCAGGTCCAGAACCCCAACTTCAACGCCCAGATCATGGCGGAGAGGCTGGCAAACGCTCTTGAGCGTGGCTGGTACTTCCGGAAGGCCGGATCGAGCACGATCCGCCGGATCATGGAGTCCGGTGCGCTCGGCTGCGAGGTCATTGTCGCCGGGAAACTGACCGGCTCGCGGTCGCGGACCCAGAAGTTCACCGAGGGTTACATCAAGCACTGCGGTGAGCCCAGCGAGACTATCGTCGAGAAGGGTTACGCGCTTGCGATCAAGAAACTCGGAACGATCGGGGTTCAGGTCAAGATCGTCCCGCCGGATGCACGGCTGCCCGATGCTTTCGACGTCCTTGAACCCGAGCCGAAGAAGGCTCCGGCGGAACCCATCGAGCCCGAAGAGGTCGGTGACGACGTGTTCGAGGAAGAGTTTGAAGAGACCTCCGAAGAGGAGTACGTGGAGGAGGTATAGATGGCAATCTTTCGGGCGCGTGAAGTGAAACAGCTCTCCGACACCGAACTCCTCGAGCAGGAGCAGAAACTCTCCCTCGAACTGATCCAGGAGCGCGGCAAGGTCAGCGCCGGCGGTGCCACCGAGAACCCCGGGAGGATCCGCGAGGTCAGAAGGACGATTGCGCGCATCCGCACCGAGCAGAACGCACGGAGGAGCGCATGATCTCTCCCCAGAACGTCCTTCGGCACGAGTTGATCGGGCTGGACGTTCTGGTAGTTCGTGCGAGCAACCCGGGTCATGCCGGGGTATCCGGTCGCGTCACTGATGAGACCCGAAATACCCTGGTTATCCTGACCGGGCGGGGAGAAAAGCAGATACCGAAACGGTTCAGCGTGTTCCGCTTCCGGCTTCCCGACGGCACGACCGTCGACGTCGACGGGTCGAGCCTGGAGACTCAGCCGGAACGGCGGATCGGCATGCGCATCAGATAAACGAGGATGAATAATGGCACGAAACATTGGGTTGGACGTTCCCATTCCGGAAACGGAATGTGAGGACGTAAATTGTCCGTTTCATGGCACTTTGCCGGTACGCGGCCAGGTGATTACCGGCAAAGTCGTGAGCGACCGTATGAACGGTACCGTCGTGGTGGAGCGTGAGTTCCTCCACTACGTCAAGAAATACAAGCGGTACGAGAAACGCAGATCCCGGTACCATGCCCACAGCACGCCCTGCATCAACGCCGGCGTGGGCGACGTGGTCCGGATCGCGGAGTGTCGTCCGCTTTCAAAGACAACGAACTTCGTTGTGGTCGAGGTGATGACGGAATGAAGGCGATGCAGGCAAAGATTCCGCGCGCCCTCGCCACCGGCTCCAGGATGGTCTGCTCCGACAACACCGGCGCACGGCTTGTGGAGGTCGTCTCGGTCGACCGTTACCACGGTGTCCGGCGGCGGCAGCCCTGCCTGGGCCTCGGCGACGTCGCGACCGTGAGCGTCAAGAAGGGCACCCCCGACATGCGGCGGAAACTCGAGAAGGCAGTGGTCATCCGGCAGAAGAAGGAGATCCGCCGCCCGAACGGCATCCGTCTCTCGTTCGAGGACAATGCCATGGTGCTCATCAACGAGCGCGGCGAGCCGAAGGGAACCGAGATCAAGGGGGCTGTCCCCCGCGAGATCGCGGAGCGTTTCCCGAAGATCGCCTCCATGGCGACGACAATCGTGTAAGGTGTGGTAAGAATGGTACGCATAGTTAGCAAACAGCCGAGAAAACAGCGCAAGGCGCGTTACAACGCACCGAACCACACCCGGGGCCGGTTCCTCTCCGCAGCGCTCTCCCCCGAACTCCGTGGGAAGTACAACTCCCGGAGAACCCGTGTGGTCAAGGGCGACACCGTGAAAGTGCTCCGTGGAGACTTTGCCGGCGACGAAGGCGTCGTCGATGCGGTGGACATGAAGGCGTGCCGGCTGGTCGTGCACGGCGTGATGGTGACGAAGGCGGACGGAACCGAGGTTCCCCGGCCGGTCGATCCCTCGAACGTGCAGATCACGAAGCTCAACCTGAAAGATAAACTACGTGAGGAAAGGCTCGGAGGCGGAGCATAATGTCAAAGTATCTCAAGCGGCTGGTAGCCCCGGGCTCCTGGCACATCCCGAAGAAAGTACAGAAATTCGTCATGAAGACCGCCCCCGGCCCCCACAACGCCGGCGCTCTGCCGGTCGGGGTCTGGCTCCGCGAGCACATCGGTCTTGCACAGAACGCGAGCGAGGTCAAAAAGATCCTGCACCAGCGGGACGTGCTCGTCAACGGACGGGCCTGCAAGGACTCGCGGATGGGCCTCGGTGTCTTTGATATCGTCTCGATCCCGAAACTCGGGAAGCACTACCGGATCCAGCTCGATGTGAAGGGCAACCTGGTCGCAATCGAGATCCCGGCGGAGTCCGCAAAGACCCGGCTCTGCAAGATCCGGAACAAGACCACGGTCAAGGGCGGCAAGGTGCAGCTGAACTTCGCGTTCGGTGCAAACGTCCTCGCCGACAACACCTACAAGGCAAAGGACTCCGTCGTCGTGACCCTCGGGACGGACGGCGAAGACCGGTTCAGGATCGTCGACCACTTCCCCTACGCGGAAGGCAACGTGGCCATGATCGTCGGCGGAAAGCACTCCGGCAAGGTCGGCAGGATCGTCGAGATCATCAGGACGGCAAGTTCCGTCCCGAACCATGTCATCCTCACGGACGATTCGGCCGGCGAGCGGTTCGAGACCATCGAGGAGTACGTCTTCATGGTCGGCCGCTCCGCGATAGCACCCGAACTGGAGGCCTCGGCATGACCGCGATGAAGGATATCTACATCGACAAGGTCGTCGTGCACATGGGTGTCGGAGAGAGCGGCGAGCGGCTGGTCAAGGCGGAGGATCTCGTAAAACAGATCACCGGCCAGAAGCCCGTCCGCACGATCGCGAAGCGGACCCAGCCGGCGTTCGGTATCCGGAAGGGCGCACCCATCGGGTGCAAGGTCACCCTGCGCCGGGAGAACGCCGAGAAGTTCATCACGACCGCCCTCGACATCATCGAGCGGCGGCTCGCACCCTCGCAGTTCGACCGGACCGGGAACGTCTCCTTCGGTATCGAAGAGCACACCGACTTTCCGGGCATGTCGTATGATCCGACAATCGGGATCTACGGCATGGACGTCAACGTGGTGCTCGAGTACAAGGGCGCCCGGATCGCACGGAGAAGCGTCGAGCGCAGGAAACTACCGGCCGACCAGAAAGTGAATAAAGAGGAAGCCATCGCGTTCATGTGCGAGAACTACCGGGTGGAGGTGTAAGGAATGGCAGAAGAGTCAGGAGCGCCTGCAACGGGTGCGAACGTACGGAAGTTCGGCCGCGGCGCGAACGAGTGCCGCATCTGCGGCCGGAAGCAGGGTCTTGTACGGAAGTACGGCATCTACTTCTGCCGCCAGTGCTTCCGCGAGTGGGCGAGCAAGATGGGCTTCAAGAAGATGAACTAGGGGTAGAGAATATGGCACGACTGAATCCAATCGCTGACGCGATGAGCACGATCAAGAATGCCGGAGATGCTGGAAAGGGCGAGGTTATTGTAGAACCCGCCAGCAAGCTTCTCGGCGCAATGCTCCGCGTCATGCAGGAAAACGGCTTTATCAGCGGCTTCGAGTTCATCGACGACGGCCGCGGCGGCCAGTTCCGGGTCCAACTATCCGGAACGATCAATAAGTGTGGCGCCATCAGCCCCCGGTTCCCGGTGGCGATGGCTGATATGGAATACTGGGAGTCGCAGTATCTTCCCGCGAAGAACTTCGGCATCCTGATCGTCTCCACCTCGAAGGGAGTCATCTCCCATGCAGAGGCACGGAACGAGGGGATCGGCGGGCAGCTGCTGGGATATGTCTACTAAAGGAGGGAGATGAGTATGGCAATAACACGACAGGTCGAGATCCCTCCCGGCGTTGACGTCACGCTCGACGGCGGCGTGCTCACGGTCTCCGGACCGAAGGGCACGCTGGTCCGCGACATGCGCTTCCCGCAGATCGACCTCATGGTCGAAGGCGGCGAAGTCGTCGTCTCCACGGCATCCGAAAAGAAGCGGATCCTTGCCATGACCGGCACGCTCGAGGCCCATGCGAAGAACATGATCCGGGGTGTCGCCGACGGCTACGAGTACCGGATGAAGGTGGTCTACAGCCACTTCCCGATCCAGCTCAAGCAGCAGGGCAACCGCCTTGAGATCACCAACTTCCTCGGCGAGAAACAGCCCCGGATCGCAAAGATCATCGAGGGCGTCACCGTCAAGATCGGAAACGATGAGGTGACTATCACCGGTATCGACAAGGAGAAGGTTGGCAACACGGCCGCAAACATCGAGCACGCGACCAGGATCACGAAGCGCGATCCCCGGGTGTTCCAGGACGGCATCTACATCACCGAGAGGGTGTGAAAACAATGGATGAAACAAGAAGACTGATCCGCGTCCGCACCCGGCACAACAAGCCTGCCTTCAAGAGGCGGGGCCTTCACCGCAAAGCGAAACTGGCAGATGTCTGGCGGCGTCCGCGCGGTCTGCACAACAAGCAGAGGCGGCAGTTCAGTGCGAAGGGTGCCCTCCCCCGGCCGGGATACGGAAGCCCTGCCGCAGTTCGCGGCATGCACCCGAGCGGCTATGCGGAGGTCCGGGTCTTTACACCGGCGGATCTCGTGGAGCTGAACCCGGAGACCCAGGCCGTCCGGATCGCCGGTTCCGTAGGCAACAGGAAGCGTGGAGCGATTCAGGAACGGGCTCTGGAACTCGGGCTCAAAGTCCTGAACGCAAAAGACCTCACTCCCGTGGCTGAGGCACCTGCCGCAACCGAAGAAGAAGAGGTGAACGAGGATGAGTGATCTCGCCAGCCAGAAGCGAATAGCGGCCGCCATTCTCAAGTGCGGGGTCAACCGTGTCTGGTTCGATCCCGAGCGTCAGGCCGATATCGAGGGAGCGATCTCGAGAAACGACCTGCGCGAACTTATCGGGGAAGGCGCGATCAGCGCGCACCCCGTGAAGGGAAACAGCCGCGGCCGAGCCCGCATCCGGATGGCAAAGCGTTCCTACGGCCACCGGAAAGGTCCGGGGCGGAGGAAGGGTGCTGCCGGAGCACGCGGTTCCAGCAAACGGTCATGGATCAGGAAGATCCGTGCACAGCGCCGCACTCTGCGCGAGATGCGCGAAGAAGGTACAATCGAGAGGAGTCTCTACCGCCTGATGTATCGGCGGGCTTCCGGAGGTCAGTTCCGGAGCGTGGCGCACCTTGAGGCTCAGATTGAGATAACGGCAGGGAGGATGAAATAATGGCAACCGGCCCAAGATACTTCGTGCCCTTCCGGAGAAGGCACGAGGGCAAGACCGACTACTACAAGCGGATGTCGCTCCTGTCGTCGGGAACACCGAGAATGGTCGTCCGGAAGACGAACCGGCAGATCATCGTACAGCTGGTCGTTCCCGAGGTCGAAGGAGATAGCACCCTGGTGGCCGCATACTCGGCGGAACTCGCCGGCTACGGCTACGAGGGATCGACTGCGAGCACCCCGGCCGCCTACCTGACCGGAATGCTCTTCGCGGTAAAGGCGCTGAACGCGGGGTATGGCGAGGCAATCCTCGACATCGGGCTCGCCCGGGCAAAACCCGGAGCGCGTGTCTTTGCCGCTCTCAAAGGAGCGGTGGATGCGGGTCTCGACGTCCCCTACGGCGAATCGATCCTCCCCGATGAAGAGCGGCTCAAAGGTGCCCACATCGCGGAGTATGCTCCCGAGCGGGCGGGCGACCTGGTAACGAATGTAGAGGCTGTGGCTCTGGCCATCAAGAAGGAGCTGGTGTGACATGGCATACGTACAGGAAGAATGGATTCCGCTCACCGGTCTCGGGCGCATGGTCGCCGCAGGCGAGATCACCAGTATCGATGAGGTGCTCGCGAGCGGCAGGCCGATCAAGGAGCCCCAGATCGTCGATCTCCTCCTGCCAGACCTGGAGGACGAGGTGCTGGACATCAACATGGTCCAGCGGATGACGGACTCGGGTCGCCGTGTGAAGTTCCGCACCGTCGTGGTGGTCGGCAACAGGAACGGCTACGTCGGGTTCGGCCAGGGGAAGGACGTCCAGGTCGGCAACGCGATCCAGAAGGCAATCGTAAACGCAAAACTGAATCTGATCAAGGTCTCCCGCGGCTGCGGCAGCTGGGAGTGCGGTTGCGAGACCGCTCACTCGATCCCGATCGAAGTGACCGGCAAGGCAGGGAGCGTCAAGGTGACGTTGAAGCCCGCCCCGCAGGGTATCGGTCTCGTGACCGGGGATATCCCGAAGAAGGTTCTGATGCTTGCAGGCATCAAGGACGTCTGGGCGTTCAACCGGGGACAGACCCGGACGACCATCAACTATGCAAAGGCGACGTTTGAGGCGCTGAAGCAGACGAACATGGTTCGGATCGGAGGGACGGAGTGATGTACGCGGTAGTACAGGTGCGTGGTGTGGTCAAGACCAACCACGAGATCAAGGACACCTTGAAGATGCTCCGCCTGCACCACGTGAACCACTGCGTTCTGGTGCCCGACACGCCGGCGTATCTCGGCATGATTCGCAAGGTGAAGGACTTCGTGGCGTACGGGGAGGTTGACAAGGATACCCTGGCCACCCTCCTGCGCACCCGGGGCAGACTGACCGGGGACGAGAAGCTGACCGATGAATACGTCCGCGCGCATACCCCGTATGCCGACATCGACGAGTTCGCGGCAGCGCTCTGCGACGGCGAGATGAGTTTCCGTGATCTGGTGGAGATCAAACCGGTGCTGAGACTGCACCCACCTCGAAAGGGCTATAAAACCATCAAGCGAACCTTTCAGCAGGGTGGAGCTCTCGGCTACTATGGTCCCCAGATCAACGATCTCCTCTACAAGATGAGGTGAGACAGATGCCCGTAAACAAGAGATCCAAATACAGGGGTTCACGGACCTGCGGCGGCGGTACGCACAAGAACCGGCGTGGCGCCGGCAACAGGGGTGGACGGGGTAGAGCCGGGCAGCGCGATCACCGCTTCTCTCACTTCTACCTGAAGGGCGAGATAGCCAACGGCAAGCACGGTTTTGTCAGCAAGACCTCCGAGCCGGTATCTGCTCTCGATGTCGGTGAGATCGATCAGATGGCTGAAGCGCTGCTTCGTGAAGGGCTTGCCACCCAGGAGGGCGATCTCATCGCCCTCGACGCCGCCGAACTCGGCATCGACAAGGTGCTCGGCGGTGGAAGAGTCACCCACAAAATGAGTATCTCTGCCCGGGAGTTCTCGGAACGTGCCCGGATGAAAATCGAGGAGATGGGCGGTCAGGCAACGACCGTCTGATCTTCTTTTTAGGTGAAACCATGGGAGATCTGCTGGATAGATTTGAACCCATCCTTGCAGCGATGCCTGCAGTCAGGGGGCCGGAAGGGCACGTCCACTTCAAGAATAAACTCATGTGGACGCTTGCCATCCTGCTTCTCTACTTCTCATTGACCAACATCGATATCTTTGGACTCTCTCCGCAGTCACAGGATCTTTTCGGAATGTACCGTGCCCTGCTTGCCGGTGCGAGCGGTTCGCTCCTGCATCTCGGTATCGGGCCGATCGTCACCGCGTCGATCGTGCTGCAGCTGCTCAAGGGTGCCGGACTCCTGCAGATCGATACCAGCGAAGCACGCGGGCAGGTCATGTATATGGGCCTGCAGAAACTGCTCATCTTCGTGATGATCATCGTCGAAGCGTTCCCCATGGTCGCGAGCGGTATGATGCTGCCCGACCCGTCGGTGGCAACGCAATTCTTCGGCGGCAATATGCTCACGGTCTCGCTCCTGATCTTCCTCCAGGTCTGCCTCGGCGGGCTTCTGGTGGTGCTGATGGACGAGGTCGTCACGAAGTGGGGCGTCGGTTCGGGTGTGGGGCTCTTCATCGTTGCGGGGGTCTCGCAGGGTCTCGTGAACGGGTTCCTGAACTGGCAGACGGGCACCGATCCCTTCCCGATCGGGTTCTTCCCGCGGCTCTTCGCCATAGGGACCTCGGGAGCGAGTTTCCTCGAGTACTTCGGGACGGACCTGCTCGCCCTCGTCACGACGATCGCCATCTTCATGGTCATCGTCTACGTGGAGTCGACCCGTATCGAGATCCCGCTCGCGCATACCGCCGTCCGCGGCGCCCGTGCGCGGTTCCCGGTAAAGCTCATCTATGCGAGCGTTCTGCCGATGATTCTCGTCCGGGTGCTGCAGGCGAACATCCAGATGATCGGGATGTTCCTCTCGAACGCCGGGATAAACATCTTCGGCGAGTTCCAGGGACAAATGCCGACGAGCGGCCTGATGTGGTATATCGCGCCGATCAACGCCCCGCAGGACTGGATGTGGTGGCTCTCCGATCTCGGACACGCCCCCTGGGAGATCATGTTGCGGATGGGCATCGATGTCACCGTTATGGTGGTCGGGGGCGCAATCTTCGCGCTCTTCTGGGTCAAGACCGCCGGCCTCGACTCGAAGGACGTGGCCCGGCAGATCCAGAGAAGCGGGATGCAGATCCCCGGCTACCGGCGGAGTGAGCAGGTGCTTGTGAAGTACCTCGACCGCTACATCCCGCGGATCACCGTCATCGGCGGTGTGTTCATCGGCCTTCTCTCGGTCGTCGCGAACCTCTTCGGTGTGATCGGTGCGGTCGGGGGAACGGGTCTGCTGCTTGCGGTGAGTATCACCTACCGCCTCTACGAGGAGGTCGCAAGCCAGCAGATCATGGAGATGTACCCGTTCATGCGGTCGTTCTTTGGAAAGGAGTAAGTCCGAAGGCCACGCCGGAGGCGGGGCCGGAGGAGTTGCTCCGGGAGAAAAAGGTGCATCAGCACCTTTTTCGACTGGGATAATCCCTCTTTTGACGGGGTTAACCCATTTCTCCTTCCCCTCAAAACCGCACAGAACCCATTTTCTACCCGGGATCACCCGGGCTCGAAGCAATTCCGAAAGGCATTACTCTTTCAGGCACGGATTTATCTTACAGAGAATGATACCCTAACGGGAGTGATAATGTTGGGAAAGAAAGTTGTCGTGACGGGGGTTCCCGGTGTCGGAAAGACCACCGTCATTAATGGTGCGATGGAGAGGCTGGCGACCGAAGGCGTCGCGTATAAGGCCGTCAACTTCGGCACGTTCATGTTTGAGGTGGCCAAAAAGGAGAATCTGGCCTCGGATCGCGATGAGATGCGCAAGCTCGAGAAAGATGTCCAGAAACGTCTTCAGCAGGCGGCTGCCACGGGAATCGCCGCCATGAGCGGGGAGGCAAACATCATCATCGACACCCACAGCACTGTCAAGACCCCGACGGGGTTCCTTGCGGGGCTGCCCGAATGGGTGCTCCGCGAGTTGATGCCCGATATCGTCGTGCTGGTGGAGACCGACCCCGACCAGATCCTGATGCGCCGGCTCGGCGACGCGTCAAGGGCCCGCGACATGGAAGGATACCGTGCGATCGCCGAACACCAGGAGTTCAACCGCGCAGTCAGCGCGGCATATGCGATGTATACCGGCTGCACCATCAAGATCGTCCGGAACGAGAACTTCCTGCTCGAACAGGGCATCGACGACCTGGTGAGTGTGCTGAGGTAACCTGATATGGTCGACCTGAAGAAGCACGGCCCGACGATCGCCCTCCTCTTTACCATGCTCGTGATGCTCTCGTACAGCGTCGAGTGGATACGGGTGACGGTCGGTTCGGCGATGGATGTAGTGCTGGGCCCGTTCATCGATACTCTCGGCGTGCCGTTCTTCGTCATGATCCTGATCCTCTCGAGCATCACGGGCCTCTACTCCTCGCTCGTCCAGAAGTACACCATCGACTACGAGAAGATGCAGGAGACGCAGGCGAAGATGAAGGTCTTCCAGAAGGAGTTCAGGGAGGCTCAGCTCTCCGGGGACGAAAAGAGGATCAAGAAACTCCAGGGAAGACAGGAGCGGATGATGCAGGACCAGCTCGACATCTCCCGGCAGCAGTTTACGCCGATGGCGATCATCCTCGTGCTCTCCGTGCCGATCTTCTTCTGGCTTCTCCTGCGGCTTCCCGAGATCGGTGCATCGCCCGCCATTGAGACCGGCATCGTGCTGCCGTTCCTCGGTGCGGTCAGCCTCTCGGGCTTTGCGTTCTGGATCGTCCCCGCGTGGATTCTCTGGTACATGATCTGCTCGCTGACGATCAGCCAGGTGATCAGAAAGGCCCTCAACATCGGAGGGCTCTGATGCGGATCACCATCAGCGGCCCGCCGGGGAGCGGCACCACGTCGCTCGCCCGCTACCTCGCCGGGAAGCACGGGCTCGACCTCATCTCCGCGGGAGAGGTCTTCCGCCAGCTCGCGAAGGAGCACGGCATGGACCTCGCCGATTTCGGGAAGTTCGCGGAGAACGATCCCTCGGTCGACCGGATGATCGACGCCCGGCAGAAAGAGATAGGCGAAGCCGCCGAAAACATCATCATCGAGGGCAGGCTCTCGGGGAGGATGGTCGGGAACGCCGATCTCAGGATCTGGCTTTCGGCATCGCTTTCCTGCCGGGCAAGGCGCATTGCGGGGCGTGACGGGATGGACGAAGAGGGGGCCCGGGCCTATACCGAGAACCGGCAGCGATCGGAGGCCACCCGCTACCGGAACTACTACGGTATCGAGATTGACGACCTCTCGCCGTACGATATCGTCCTCTCGTCCGAGACCTTCGGCGTGGACGCCCTCGGCACTATCGTGGACGCCGCGATCGCGTGCCTTGCACGGCAGCAGGCCGCCGACCTCTAAAGCCCCCCCGTCCTCTTTGCTTTTATCTTTTTGATGCGCCGGAGCCGCGTCCATTCCTGCCGTTCCATCTCGTCGCGCTGATTCTCGATGAACCGGCGCGCCTCCTCAAGTTCCGGGATGATCTTGAACTCCAGCGCGTTCACCCGCCGCCGCGTCTTCTCGATATCGTCGAGCAGGTGCTTGATTCCTCCTTCGAGTTCGGCGGTTGCGATGATCGCTTCGAGGAGTTCCTCGTAGGCGTCGGCCGCGTCGTCGATGACCGACGACGTTCCGAGGATGCCGTAACCCCGCTGATCGAGCGTCTTTCTCACCATCACCGGTTCGAGGTCCGGGAGCCGCACCCCGAATACGTTCCTGTGTCCGGTCGTATAGGAGGGATAGGCCTCCACCGAGAGCGCTGCAAGGAGCACTCCCGTCGCCCCCTCCATCATGGCGGCGACCGCTACCATCTCCCGTGCGCCGGCGTACTTCTCTTCGAGTTCCTGACGCTCTCGGGCTGCCTGCTCGGTGAGCCCGACCAGGTCCAGCATCATGCCGTCGAGTTTCATCGATAAAAGCCGGTGTACCCTCTCTGCGAGCGCCATCCGCCGCCTGACGATCAGGAGGCCGGCCCTGGTGGGTTTGATGTCGTCGACCGGCATGATATCTCTCCTACAGGACGATGTACTGCCATATTCGCTCGGGCGCGAGATCGAATGCTTTCCCCCGCGCGATTGCCCGCAGGTTCGCGACCTCGTATTTCTTCCGCTCCAGGTAGGCAAGCACCGGCAGAACCGAGAACGGGTGCCGCCGGGAGAGCGCCTCCAGATGATGGAGCCTGACGCGGGTGACCGCCATCTCGACCTCGTGAACGGGCCGCCTGCGCCGGTGCCATCGCTGCCAGACCAGTTCTGCGGCATCGGTGCTCGAGAACTCCGGATCCTGCCTGAGTTCGCGCACCGCCTGGGCGAGAACCGGGACGATGTCGGTCGAAAGAAAGGCGTTGACGAACTCGCCTTCCGTCTCGATGCCGTAGAGCCTTCGGAAGAGGGCGATGGGGATACGGCCGCCGGAGATCATCGTCCGGTCGATGGTCGCGAGATCGCACGCCTCTTCTGCGCAGTGGAGCCGGAGGAGGTTTCTCATGTTGGTGATGTCGATCTCGAACCGGAGGTAACCGTTCAACTCCTGGCACCCGCTGCACCCGGTTGCGGCAAGGCCGAGCAGGTCGGCGTAGTATTGCCGGTACAGTTCGTCCTCGATCCGGGCAAAAACCCCCTTCTCACCGCAGACCCGGTAGTACTCCGCGAGAACCGGGTAGAGCCGCCAGCCCTGGAGTTCCTCGATAGCCTCGCCGCAGTTTGTGACGTTAAGAAGGCGGTCGAGGAGCGTGCCGTCGAGTTCCCCCGCCGGGACGAGGAGATCGCGGATCTGACGCCGGGGTATGTCGTGAACCGTGCCCCGCAGGATTGCCATGACGTTTGCGATGTCCCACCGGTTGAGGTATTCCCCGGTCAGGGTATGCAGGTCGCCGGGAGCGGTCGCCATGGCGTGGCGGAACGATTCTGCAAGGTTGTGGTTCACCGCCTCTTCGATGAGCTGGGCGCCGGAAAAGTCGTGCGCGAGATCCAGAATATGGTGTTTATAATCCTCCCGCCGGCTGAGGTAGCCGATCACCCCCGGGATGCTCATCTGCATGAGCCGCAGGTACTCTTCACGGGGAAGGAGCGTCGTCCTCCTGACCCGGAACCGGGTGCAGGCATAGATGCACGAGGGGGAGGTCACGCCCGGCGCGGGCATGCCCTCCCATTACCGTCCCCCTGCTATAAATCGCACCCGGTTGACCGGGGATGGGGGGCGGCCCCCTTGGAACGTACCGGCAACGACTCCGGGCGACAGGATAAGGTGTCGGCCTCCCCCGGGGAACCGGACGGGAGGCATGTTTGAGGCTTACAGCAGCGGCATGACGATCATCGTCAACAGTTCGCTCTCCGGGTACTCGGGCCCGTTGTAATAGTATTCGTAGACGGTGCCGGCAGGCGTAAGCCCGTTCTTCTCTATCCAGTCCGCCATCTCCTCGTAGGTCGACGCCATCTCTCCATACGCGCCGCGGTGCATGCAGAAGACGACGTTGCTTTCCGGGATGGAGCCCGATTGGATCTTTCCCTTCTCCGGGAGTATCTTCGATACGGGAAACCCCATCTCCACATCGAGATCCTGCATGTCCATGTTGTGATATGCCACATACGGGACGTCCGAGAGGAGCTCCCCGAGTTCCTTCAGGTAATCAGCCATTCTGCCGTACCCCTCAC comes from the Methanoculleus marisnigri JR1 genome and includes:
- the cmk gene encoding (d)CMP kinase, which produces MRITISGPPGSGTTSLARYLAGKHGLDLISAGEVFRQLAKEHGMDLADFGKFAENDPSVDRMIDARQKEIGEAAENIIIEGRLSGRMVGNADLRIWLSASLSCRARRIAGRDGMDEEGARAYTENRQRSEATRYRNYYGIEIDDLSPYDIVLSSETFGVDALGTIVDAAIACLARQQAADL
- a CDS encoding V-type ATP synthase subunit D; this encodes MPVDDIKPTRAGLLIVRRRMALAERVHRLLSMKLDGMMLDLVGLTEQAARERQELEEKYAGAREMVAVAAMMEGATGVLLAALSVEAYPSYTTGHRNVFGVRLPDLEPVMVRKTLDQRGYGILGTSSVIDDAADAYEELLEAIIATAELEGGIKHLLDDIEKTRRRVNALEFKIIPELEEARRFIENQRDEMERQEWTRLRRIKKIKAKRTGGL
- a CDS encoding V-type ATP synthase subunit C, giving the protein MPAPGVTSPSCIYACTRFRVRRTTLLPREEYLRLMQMSIPGVIGYLSRREDYKHHILDLAHDFSGAQLIEEAVNHNLAESFRHAMATAPGDLHTLTGEYLNRWDIANVMAILRGTVHDIPRRQIRDLLVPAGELDGTLLDRLLNVTNCGEAIEELQGWRLYPVLAEYYRVCGEKGVFARIEDELYRQYYADLLGLAATGCSGCQELNGYLRFEIDITNMRNLLRLHCAEEACDLATIDRTMISGGRIPIALFRRLYGIETEGEFVNAFLSTDIVPVLAQAVRELRQDPEFSSTDAAELVWQRWHRRRRPVHEVEMAVTRVRLHHLEALSRRHPFSVLPVLAYLERKKYEVANLRAIARGKAFDLAPERIWQYIVL
- a CDS encoding GyrI-like domain-containing protein, which gives rise to MPRVSNIELLRKREQPTISIRTRAKVEDLPMLIGEGYGRMADYLKELGELLSDVPYVAYHNMDMQDLDVEMGFPVSKILPEKGKIQSGSIPESNVVFCMHRGAYGEMASTYEEMADWIEKNGLTPAGTVYEYYYNGPEYPESELLTMIVMPLL